The DNA region CCAAAGGGTGTACTAGTTTCCCCAGTAATATCTCTATCTATCTGTTCTTTTGATTTTAAGATAGATTTGATATCTCTATAAGAGATATTATCCTTTCCATAAAGCATAGTATCTCTTATATGTTTAAATGACTAGGGAAAAGAAATAAGCAATAACACGGCTTGATCCTCATTTTTAACTTCAGCATCAATATTGCTCAAATCCATAAGAATGGAATCAAATGCATCAAGATGTGAGAGTATAGAAGTACCTTCAACCATACGAAATGTGTAAAGTTTTTGCTTCAGGTAAAGTCTATTTTCCATTGTCCTCTTCATATACAGGGTTTTTAATTTTTCCCATATGCCTTTGGCTGTGGTTTCTACAAATACTTCACGTAAAACCTCATGTGAGAGATTTAAAATGATACCTGATTTTGCCTTTTTGTCTATGATGGCAAACTCTGGGTCCGTCATACTTTCTGGTTTCTTCTCCTTTGCTTCCAGTGCCATATCTAAGCCGTCCTGAATTAGGATAGCTTCCATCTTCAATTGCCATATCCCGAAATTTGCACTTCGGTCAAATTTCTCAACGTAAGTCTTTGTTACAGTCATCTTGGGCTACTGAAATTAACCCAGTTAGATTCGGCTTTGATACCAATTTGTTCGGATCAGAAACTCGGTTAATGCAGAATTTAGCCAAACGACGTTATAATGACAATAACAAAGACAATATTAAGTTGATAATAACGGCAAGTAAAGAAAATAAATGAGGCACAAATTTAACGTGGTTCGGTCAGTGTGACCTACGTCCACAAGCGGAGAGGAACAATTTCACTATATCAACAAGAGTACAATAGAGAGTACAAAATTAGAGTAAATACTCTAATTACCCCAAAAATATCCCAAGAGAATAACCTCACAAGATCACTCCAAAAGAAGTGTTCACACAAGTATTTCCCAATACCCAACTCTCTTATAACATTACTCGCAAAAGAAAGACAAAGGAAGAAAGCACTAAAATGTTTTCTAAGTGCTTGAAGGTGTGTTTTGAACGAGAGAGCTGTCCTCTACTTATAGCAAATGATGCCAACTCTTTCAACCAGTCAAAATAATTGGTTCTatgcaatttgcacgattgccaaTTGGTTATCACCAAAAACATGTTATGGACATTGCAACCAAAAACATGTTATGGACATTGCAACTTGCTGCTTGCAACTTGTTGCCATTTTCTTTTCGTTTTATTTATTTTGATTGGGTCCCATTTATTACGGCACAAAACAAGGTCACATAACAACGTGCAACTCTTTCTTTGACAAGCCGGCCCAAGTTCATAAAGAATCAAGTTAGTGTATTTGTAGGCTTTGCCACAAAAGCACAAGAAATGCAAATGCCAATAGATATAAGGGAAGTTAAACTAAAATGCAAATGCAAATGCTCCGGAATTTTTTTCAATAGAGTCATCTGCATTGTCTCTATCCTTGATTCTGAGTTTGATATGGAATGATTTGAATGAGCATCTTATTaaattggtaaaaaaaaaaaatgcacataCTTTATGCAGAGGTGCTTAATTAATACATTTTTCTATATATCTCAAACTTTACAAAGAACCTAAATCTGTTCTATAAAGAAAATAAACTTTTTTCTAATCCACATGAGAGATTGGAAAAGCTACTAGATGACCAGAACTACTAATTACAGAAATCCAATATTTgaaaattattatttattaaatcattttGGCCAAACAAAAGACATGAAATACCAGTGGCGTAGTGGTAGAAGAGTACCCTCCCATAGTACATAACCGGGTTCGAGTCCGGGCTGGTGCGTTGACATTCCTTGCTGGGATAACTTAGTTGGGAGAGCGTCAGATTGAGGACGTGAAGGTCACGTGTTCGATCCACCTTCAccgcattttttttaatatttcctttttcttggcTTCTTCAAATGTGATAGATATTTTCTGGGGCTCTCACTCGAATTACAAGATTATATTGAGAACTGCTAGTATCTACCTGACTTTAAAGGAATGACGAATCTTTTTTTTGGTGAATAAACTGATTTTGTTACCAAGTGAGAGTTACAAAAGCAGAAAAAAACAATGTTAAATGAAAAATTGTGGCAACCTTAAGGCACGTTTCTGTATTTGGCCTTAATTTCTGTATTTGTCGTTAATTTGTACTCACTCCCTCTGTCTCATTTTATATGACGGTATTTGACTAGGCGATTTTAAACAAGACTTGTGACATGTAAGCCAAATTCATACAAAAGTCCTGCTAAAATATCTTGTTAAATGAGTGACAGTGAGTTTCACATGTCTTGTCATTTCAAATAAGTGGTGGTGACTGGTAAGGGTGCcaacaaataaaaaatatatcataTAAAACGGGGCAAGAGAGATATTGTTATTGCATGTATTGCATCGAGAAACAAGATTATATTTGTTTAAATAAATATGATGTAATGTTCTCAATTAAGTTAAGTTATAATTTAACATGACTAATGCTTTTAACGTTGttcgcgcatcgcgcgggtactaaaactagtactccctccatcccaaaagattgttttactttttttattagtttatcccaaaaagaatgacacatttttacatttagaaacaatttaactttatgagatgatttacagccacacaaatatctaagacttgttttggaccacacatttcaaaagtcttcctttatttcttatacttcgtgtcaagtcaaactaagacaatctttttgagatggagggagtattactcgtaacaaaaaaaaaaaatcaaaaagctGCTACTAATCACCGCATTGCACTTTTAGTGGCATGTAGGATATGAGGCTAGTCCTAGATTACACTCTGCACTAGAATGTCAAATGCATAGAAAATTTAAGCTTTTGTTGTACACAACTTCACTATCTTACATGTACGAATTCCATAAATTACCCTTGTAACAATAACTGCCAATATAGGTATAAGAACCATCACATATATACTGTAGAATATAACAATTATTACTCCTGGAACTTTGGCAAGGCCTCCACCTACTGTGATCAAGTGCGGAACAAGCTTATTCAGCATAGCAAAAAAACTAAGAAACATTGCCGCTATTACAAACAAGATTAAAGTCGCCAATGAAGGGCCCCATGCCCATTTCCCACAGATCAGGCACAAGGCAGACAAAATCACCAACATGCTTGATATGAATGTGATTGTggccgcactaaggaaaagaaaACCTTCTACTGCAGCACTTGGAAATGTCAACAACTCAAGGATGCTAAGGTTCACAATCTTGACATGCTCTACGTGAGGAAAAACTTCATGAAAATTAAGAAGAGCTGCATATGCCCCTCCTGCGATAAACACCATGACTGTTAACAACAAAGTCAATAATGGTTGCACTTCACTCCTTATTGATCTTGTAGAATCCTCCTCTGGTGCTTTCACTATCCAATTGCTAGACTTTTCGTGGGCCTCTGCAGTGCGTGTGCCACTTTCACCAGCCGAATCTAAGGCGGGCTTTGTGAGTTCAACTGGATCTACTGTTTTTGTCTTGAcctatatatgtttatatgtaaaaaaaaaatattaaaatgtgCATACATTATAAGATGACACTTATATGAATTCACTGACTTTAGATCCCAAATTATATATAGCTAACTCTAATCGACATTTGTGTTAGAAAAACACAAAATTTGTGTTAGAAAAACACAAAATCATTCTAGTAtagataattatttttattttaggcTACCAATATAAAAGCATGTGCCATTGCCCACTGCAGTGTTTGCCACCTTCACCAGGCGGTCGTATTAAAATGGAAGTAAATAATTGGATTAGAAAATAACTAATGCAATTAACTGTAAATTCACTAAATTTTGCGACCATAGCTATAATACATACTCATTACTGTTAGTTGGAAAAATATTGTAACTTTATTCTTACACTAAGTAAAGTTTTAAAATTTTACTAATATAACAGGTGAAGTTCAGTTACTTTAGTATATTTCTTActttgcaagaaatggaaattttttaaaaatatacggcccaaccaacatactacacaCACGTAGCTATTTTTCAAAAGTTTTACACCTGCATTGCCAATTGTTTTTGTAGTGTTTATACAAGGTTATACAATAATATACACTTATTGTAAATAATGTATCAACTTTGTTTAAAAGTGTATAACaagtgtttatacacacttttacattgttatacaaaatatacaatattTTACAAACTTATACAAAAATTGAGTTTGGTCTCCTTCTAACTTCAACCATGAAACTCCGTCCAAAAGGATCAATCCTCATCGAATAGCTTCAAATTTTAACCACAAATTCAAAATAACATCTCCGACGAACCCCTATTATCAATTTATCAAAATCTCATTAAATCACAAAACCTGTTTGTGAGTTATCAAGCTTTTAAAAAACCCAAGAATagagtttttaatttttttatttttttttactttagttCACCCAAAAATATTTAAATCTGTGATGATAGACATGAATATCACTTTTAATCAGTTTCTAaggattaaaaaataaaaattataataacaATTAAAGAATTAGTATATTTTCCTAAGTATTTTAAATTATATACAAGATGGGCTAAATAGGGTAAGATCTAAAAATATGTGCTCATTTCGATAGTAAGCTTGAGCCAATTAATATATACTGTAAAAATCTCTAAAATTAGCCCTTTTACCAGAGGTTCATGTTAAAGCCCTGCGTATGGAAAAATCTTTGATAGGGAGCGCTTCTCTCAAACGTGCCCTACGTGGCGCGAATCCAAAAGTACTCGGGCTCCAATATAGATACCGAACATCGAgtgaaacaaaaacaaaaaaacctatacattaaacataatataaaccAAAACATAGAAATAATTATTAAAACCCTCTCCTGGCCactaaaataaaaaggaaagagacTAATCGAGAGAGATACCTCAAGGACCTCATTTTCTTGAATGTCCTCATCAACCTTTATTGTCACCTGCATTTCTTCTTGTTTGGTTTCAGAGGACAACTCAATGTTCATAGCCATAACAATAATTGGGGATATATCAAAAATAAGATTAGAGAGAATTTGGAAATAGATTAATTTGCTTGTTACTATAGCTCAAACTTTGCTCTAGATATGGATTTAAATAAGAGAGATGCAGGAAGTGCCAAAATTGCATGGAAAATTTCAAGAACTGGTAAGTAAATTTCTATGCACTGGAAATCACCGCGTACAGTTTTGAGCTTTGCAACGCGGAAATAAAAGATGCCCATTGAAGTTTAATTGAATTTACTTTGTCGGAAAATTGTCCATTGCAAATTCCGGTAAATTTCTTCACATTTCGCGGTAACACTAAGAAGGCGTCGGGATATGAATTGAGTAATAtctgaaaaaaagaagaagtaataTTTGAAGTTGAAAAGTGATATTTAAAAGCTGAaattatgtttggacatgcattttatTCAAAATTACATTGAAAGTTTCAAGCACCGGTAAGTATTTCGAAGCCAAATTTCTATGCACCGGAAATTTGAGCTTTGCAACGCGGAAAGAAGGTTCCCTTTAACTTGGCCAAGAGGCAAGGGTAGTATAAAGAGACGGAACTGGAATTTGAACTTTATAATTTTGGATAGCGACACTAGATACTAGCAGTTGGATTCGgaattttaatttatatatacaTGTAGTAACTTTCTTAATACAAATATAGAGTGTGAACTAAAATTACTAGATTCAACCGATCCCATACATCGACTTCTAGCTCTACCCCTGACAGCATATACATGATCAGTTGAAGGAAGTTTAATTGAACCTACTTTGTCGGAAAATTGTACACTGCAAATTCCGGTAGTTTCCTTCACATTTCGGGGTAATACTAAGAGTTTGTCTTCTCAAGAGAAATTTAGTACTTGATAGATTAAAAAAATGAAGGGTTAATGTGAAATCAGGTTCGAAAAAAGACAGAGATATTTCACCACCAAGAAGATGAAGGTGGTTTCACATTactgttttctttctttcttctttttccctGATGGTGGTAAGAACTTACGCATTTCTTGCGAGTGTACTTAATTAATACTgaaaatttctttctcttttacgATAAATTTTTAGGACTTTATTGTACTCTCGCCGAAGTTTACATATTAGAGATTTTTACCCGATCAAACACTTTGGTAATAATTATATACAGAAATAGCACAACTTGTTAATCAACTTATAAAATCAAGATTTGCCCAATTTGTTTAGGTTTGAATGGGTTATTGACCcacttattttattaattcagCCGATTTTGACTCATCCAACTAAATTCATTTAAAAATTAAGCAACTATGCAGCATAATTGACCCATGAAAAATTTTGTCTAAATATTTTTAAGAAGacaattttttaatttatatatatatatatatatatatatatatatatatatatatatatatataatacaggGAAGTTGCTGATCAGATACTTTTGAGGTGCGAAACGATTAGAAATATTTGTTACCATAGGTTGAGTTCCACATGACAACTATAGTAAGTACCACGAAAATGTCCAAGAAGGTCAAGATTTCACACTAgaaccctttttttttaaacaaaaattcTAGTACTAAAAGAACTTGTACACTTCTTGGAAATTACAGGAAATTTTCTTCTGCTCCCAAAATAAAAAGCATTACCAGACTCCATTCTTCCTCTGTcttcaaattatttttctttttctctgaTTGACTTCTAGCTTAATGCCCATAGTCACAATGGCTGTATTGGAAGAGCTGCCCGTAAAGCAGAGAGCTCCAAAAGGCAACATTATTGAGCGATTGTTATTCGACTGCCCACTGGAAAATGCCCGCTCATGGACCAGGGTAATTCAAAACTCATGCACTTCagttttttctctcttttttattttttctttgaaAGGAAGTGTGCTAATATTTGTCATACCCAAATTCACAAAATTGAACAATTTGTTCGTTTAGGCGGTGTTTGGCTAAGTCTATAACTTGGTTAAATTAAATTATAAGAACTTTTAGCTTATCTACTCATTTGGTAAACACCAAAATCAGTGGCGGAGTCAGAATTTTAACTGAAGGTGTTCAAAAATACGAAGAAGTAGATAAACGAAGAAGCTAATGAGGTtcaacatatattatatatacataaaaaataattttcaccttatatataaagtgtaatttttcgccgaagggagTTCGGATGAACCAACCCttactggctccgcccctgaccAAAATGCTTATAAGTCAAGTACTTATATGACAAAATCAACCAAAAATCATGTGATTATTCTTACTTATGacttttcagcttataagcagtGCTAGTTTGACCAAATATATTACTATATTATCCTTAATATTTTTTCGAGTTCTCAaagtatattttttaaacaaagcTCCTAACTTCATTTTCATTCTATATACgtcgttccttttttttttttttttggtacaagGATAATTTTAAATTTATAGTCATTTAAACAAAAAAACAACTTACCAACACATCAACTGCTTATTATTATTTTCAGCACTTCAATTCAAACACGTAATTATTTATTCATATACTCAGTGTCAACActtgaaaaatatatttcaactcttaaatctTATAAGTTATTTACAATTAGTttatccaaacgggctcttactttGCATCTCCtcacataaaatgaaatgaatgacTTATCTAATATAAATAGTTATTTCGAAGATCTAGTTACTTTCAATAGACATAATTAGTATCCGTTTtttgagaaaatgacaaaaatgttCTTTATTTCCGAACAATTTTGATCTTCTAAGATTTTCATTAATGGTTATTTTTGGTCTCTGTAAAATATTAATAACTTCTGATTGTCGGATTAAATAAATCAGAAAAATTAAAATGGCCCTGTTACATTCCAAAAAGCTGCAATTAACTCAGAAAAAATTGATTAAAATTTTCTCTCTTTACTTTTATCTTGTCGACGTATATTAAAAATACATTTTAATGAATAAATCATTTTTAATTTTGGATAGGAGTCCAGCGTCACCAGTGGCCATTTTTTCCAAAGAATTCGATTATACTATGGCGTCAAAATTGGATACGCCAGTGGAGGTTTCGCTGCTGTGTGCATGTCATACTTGAATACCAATTTGATAATAATTGCATCCTTGCCCCATAACTTTCGGATTCAGCTTCCAAACAGATCCTTAAATTTGCATTTGCCAATTGCAACGTGTCATCTTCAGGATTATTGGGCTTACAACTCGGTTGTAGTTAATTTAGATGTGGCTGAACCATCTtccaaccaacaacatcaacgtCAGGTTTGTGCTTTTGGACCTATTCTTTTGTCATTTTCTTCTCATATTTGCACATTCTTAAGAAAATACTTAACTCTTAagtaaaaataggtaatttgattaaattattcctaattaaataggtactGAGATTTAATCACTTAACATTTAGTAAGGATAATTTTGGAAGAATTAGGTTAGTTGTTTCTTTATTCGGTAAGTGAACACTAtttttgtacaaaaaaaaaagagtaagtggacactctttttgaatgGAAGGGAGTAGTACCGAGAAGAGGAAGAAGTGTTGGGATCTTTTCAAAACGAGTTTGGGTTAATGAGTCGGGTTGTGAAAGAGTTGGGTTTAATAACATGTGGACCAATAAATTAACAGAAATTGACATAGATAATTGcccatcaaaataatagtcaaTAAATGTATGTTTAACATTAAGGGCAATTATAGCCTAATAGGTGGAGGGAGAGCAATTTTATACTATTTTCAATACGTTAGGGATATTTAAGTGGAGAATGATAGAGGGACATTATCCACCCAATTTTGAACTGTGTGCCACAAGCACTCAGGAATTTCTCAAAAACACAAACAAAGTAATATTGGTGGAGTATACTTGTTCAACAATGAGAAGTTTCTGGTCTTTGCTATGAGATTTCTTGAGCACCATCGTAATGAATTAAGTTTCTTCAATGTAATAGTTGATTTACCTAAATCTCTCAATTTTGCTACTGATCTGCTTTGCATTTTAAAGTTCTCTGCTCAAAGCTTTTGTAAATTTGATAAGAAAGAGATAAGATATATCTTTATATGTTTGGTAAAGGAAAATTTTGTGACAATATTGAGAATATAAAATATAAAGTATGCTAAACTTTGAGGTCAGAGGAAATTTGAACTTGTTCACAAGTTATGACAGTTTGGATTTATTTCCGATTGAGACTAACAAATACCACCAGTGAAAGTATGTCTTTACAGGAATTCTACAGTCTAAAGCTCTTAACATTTTACATCATCTCTTTAACTGTAGTACAAAACTACAAACCACTCCAATTTTTATGCATATTGCATACTAATAGCTTTATATGCAAAATAAAAGGAACATGGAAGAAAAACACTATTTTCACGGTCAAACTAAAAGAAAATTCTATACTCATTTAATTATGGCCTCAGTGAAAGAAAGCTCAAGATGCCCAGGTTGATTGCAAGGATATAATCcatgttgctcagactcttcaaaaatgaCATAGGGTGCGTGTCAAATCCTCCAAAAATAGTGCATtcttggaggatccgacacgggcgCGACCGTATTTTTGGAGAGTCCCAGCAACATAGGATATAATTAAAGGTGATTATTAGTTTTGGTGCTACTTCCTATGTGCGTATCCATTGGAGACAAATTTATGGGcaacaatatttatggatttacAAAAGTTTTGTGCTAAAGGACGCTGTTCAGATGCCATGTTTTGTGAAAAAAGGACACAAACCAAAAGTGGTATCACATTGCTAGATTGTACATACTTAATGAGGGAGGCAGAAGCATACATAAAGATGTCAGTTGCATCTAATAGAAGGCTTTCCCCTGAGAACTATGTCAAGAGGCAGACAACGTTTTCTCCCACAAGTTCTGTTGGAGCACAAACATCAGTGAAATAGCACTTCCTTAGCTGTGAGGCGTTTGAAAGAGGCTTCAATACTATTTTTAGCTATGGAGATGCATGGTCTCTGCATATCCAAAAAGTTCGCTTATGCACTTATTGatttatatacataacaaaagccTCTAAGAGCCAACTATTTTTGGTGAACTGTGTTTTGGGCAAAGTCCAGCTGCTTGATGTTTCTCCTGGTCCCCATCCATCTTGATTATCGAATACAGGAGTATATCTGTCCTGCATGCAACTGTTTTACCTCTCTTCTGCTGAACAACTTGGAAGTAGAAGAATAAGGACGACGGAGACTTGAGCCTGAGTTGCATATATATGAGAAAAGTTCTAGAAGAAAACTTTCTTTAAGGTTTCAAACAGTTGCTTCCATCTGGTATGTTGCAAATCATGGTCTGCTTGCACTGGGCTTGTCAATGAATGACATCAAGTCGGAAAAATTGTGGGGTCATTGCATTTCTATGCAATTTTGAAGGATAGGGGCAGTCATTACAAGACTCTTAGGTAGTTTTACGCGGTGGCCATCTGTTTAAGAGTATTATATCGGTGAGATATGGTTTTCACATATGGTTAATTATAGTGATATAGGATTCTTGAGTTATTATGGGTGCAGAACTATCAGTTCTCTCCTGAATGAAATCCTAGAGATTGGGCAGACCGCTGACCAATATTTCTTCAGCTGCTTATATACAATTCTTCTTTGGATTGTGCTACTATCTCAATGTTTTGACCACCAGAAGGAGATAAACTAGTTTGGGCAGCATGAAAATAGTATCCCGAGGAATTTGCTCCTACACAAATATGTCCTTTCCGACGGAGACAGAGTTTTAACAAAGTACTATGAGAGATTGCTTCAGGTTCAGAACATTGTGGTCTTCTAgaactatgttgctcggactctctaaTAATGCTGTCAGGTGTTTTTCGGATCTTTCAAAAGTAATATATTTTTGCAGGATCCAACACGGGTGCAGCGACACTTTTGAATAGTCCGACCAACATAGTTCTAGCATTAATAAATTCCGAATGCCACTGCATTCACGCTCTCTTGAAGCAGTGAGTTCAGTCGAATGCACCGCGCCTACCTAAGATCCGCCCCAGTTGTTGTGTTTTCTTGTTTCCTATTCCAATGAAACTGCCTGGCTGCCAGATCCCATATTGACATCTAGACCTCTGGTGAGAAGTAGGCGAAATGGGAAATACGGTTTATGATTTTTGTTCCTGTCTTAAACTTTATTTTGCATGCAGAGAGGGACATTAATTGCCTCTTTTGAAAGCTTTAAAGTTCATGAAATCACCCACTTGTGTGGTAGGCTTTCTACATTAGGAGGGATAAACTCTGTTTCTAAAGCAGTAAGAGTAACTTTTCTTTTCTTGCTGTGAAATTATTTAGTGCTTTATTTTGCAGAGGTGCTTTTCATTTCTATCATGATTCTAGTATATATTTCCAAAAGGTTGATATGTAATCATGAGTTTAGTTGTTACTGAAACTTCGTTTTGAGCTAAATTCTTTTTCCATATGCATGAACGATAGTTTAGAGAGCTTGTTACCATCTCCAATAAAAGGATAGTTTAGAGAGCTACTAATGTTTATATTTGTATCAATGCAGAATTTACTGGCAGCTGTTGGTGATTCAAGTGTCAACAAGTCTTCGGGCATCCGTTCTTTCCAATCATGCGTAGTTAACACTTTAAAAAGCTTGCGCCATCTACCTCTTTCTAGTTATAGCAACACTAGAGGAGACAAGATCCCTAAGCAGGCTGGAGTTGGCAAGTTCAAAGACCTAACGAAGAATAACTTCAAATGTTCACCAGTACATGCTTCTTGGAATGAGAAGGGAAGATCGCGTTTAAATAAAAATTCTGCCCTCAAAGTGAAGAAAGAATATGTTCTATTGCCCGCGGCTGCTCTATTAGCTACTGTTTTGTTTACGGCAGCTTGCCGCTTCCCGCGCTTCATTACCAAGGCTAATTACATCTATGACTATGATACAGGTCGAATAGTTCACGAGGAAAGAGATTCCACTACTATCACGTCATCATTCATATTATTTAACTCAACGGGTTTCATAGCATCGTTAGCCATTGTTATCTCCATTCTACGCGGTTTTCCATTGAAACCATGGCCTCAAATCTCAGTATCTATGTTGTTTGGTTCCTACATGTGCTTGATCATGAA from Lycium barbarum isolate Lr01 chromosome 10, ASM1917538v2, whole genome shotgun sequence includes:
- the LOC132615058 gene encoding uncharacterized protein LOC132615058; the encoded protein is MAMNIELSSETKQEEMQVTIKVDEDIQENEVLEVKTKTVDPVELTKPALDSAGESGTRTAEAHEKSSNWIVKAPEEDSTRSIRSEVQPLLTLLLTVMVFIAGGAYAALLNFHEVFPHVEHVKIVNLSILELLTFPSAAVEGFLFLSAATITFISSMLVILSALCLICGKWAWGPSLATLILFVIAAMFLSFFAMLNKLVPHLITVGGGLAKVPGVIIVIFYSIYVMVLIPILAVIVTRVIYGIRTCKIVKLCTTKA
- the LOC132615980 gene encoding uncharacterized protein LOC132615980, giving the protein MPIVTMAVLEELPVKQRAPKGNIIERLLFDCPLENARSWTRESSVTSGHFFQRIRLYYGVKIGYASGGFAAVCMSYLNTNLIIIASLPHNFRIQLPNRSLNLHLPIATCHLQDYWAYNSVVVNLDVAEPSSNQQHQRQNLLAAVGDSSVNKSSGIRSFQSCVVNTLKSLRHLPLSSYSNTRGDKIPKQAGVGKFKDLTKNNFKCSPVHASWNEKGRSRLNKNSALKVKKEYVLLPAAALLATVLFTAACRFPRFITKANYIYDYDTGRIVHEERDSTTITSSFILFNSTGFIASLAIVISILRGFPLKPWPQISVSMLFGSYMCLIMKILPLESWLILFLSVPLLLLAAAGKLCDFGQ